A stretch of Monomorium pharaonis isolate MP-MQ-018 chromosome 7, ASM1337386v2, whole genome shotgun sequence DNA encodes these proteins:
- the LOC105840660 gene encoding 39S ribosomal protein L9, mitochondrial gives MFKFPRLIVNHVKALAMPTSSSNVDYLAQQTRNTFILKRRYPVQLHKKNSKPHRLKARHYIYDLVEDTNTRRKKPLDLILTQYVAGLGNVGTQVSMHPTQAYMTLLLPKLADYATPENIEKYTKMATDEADKTPFSSALVEKTIKYLGQKRISIIMSKDVSWTLEKWHIKANFRKAGIYLPEDAVTMPEKPISGPNLDLEGKEFYVTLTINNREHVKVRCVLHHWTPEKTAQVYVEEFWKQPGEPIFPEDKPILDSLPTFWTEKKKKESNL, from the exons ATGTTCAAGTTTCCAAGATTAATTGTGAATCACGTAAAGGCTTTGGCGATGCCTACTTCATCCAGCAATGTAGATTATTTAGCACAACAAACACGG aacacttttattctcaAAAGAAGATATCCAGTGCAGCTTCACAAAAAGAATTCCAAGCCCCATCGCCTGAAAGCGAGGCACTATATTTACGATCTCGTTGAGGACACAAATACGAGGAGGAAGAAGCCACTCGATTTGATTCTGACGCAGTATGTGGCGGGACTTGGAAACGTAGGCACTCAAGTGTCAATGCACCCAACACAGGCGTACATGACGCTCCTATTGCCGAAGCTGGCGGACTATGCTACCCCTGAGAACATTGAGAAGTATACAAAGATGGCGACAGATGAGGCGGACAAAACACCGTTTAGCTCCGCTTTGGTGGAAAAGACAATAAAGTACCTGGGGCAGAAGCGAATATCCATTATCATGTCGAAAGACGTGTCGTGGACATTGGAGAAATGGCATATAAAGGCAAACTTTCGCAAGGCAGGCATCTATTTACCTGAAGACGCTGTAACAATGCCCGAGAAACCGATATCTGGACCGAACCTGGACCTCGAGGGGAAAGAGTTCTATGTGACGCTCACGATCAACAATCGCGAGCACGTGAAGGTGCGATGTGTGCTACACCACTGGACACCGGAGAAGACGGCGCAAGTCTACGTCGAGGAGTTTTGGAAGCAACCAGGCGAGCCAATATTTCCTGAGGACAAGCCGATTTTAGACTCTCTTCCTACCTTCTGgacagaaaagaagaaaaaggaatcaaatttgtaa